AGATGAGGATAAGCATACGAGGAGATCAACCGTGAAATTCAGAGGATATCTGTTAGACGATACCGTCAAAAGCGTTTATGGACTCGCAGTCGCTGATATAAACGGCGACGGTCAACTCGACATCATCGCTGGCTCCACAGGCGAACCCATCATCGCTTGGTACGAGGCACCGCACTGGAAAAGACACCTCGTAACCGATCAGGGCAGCGGACACATCACTATTGCGCCTTATGATCTCACAGGCAATAGCACCCCTGACCTCATCGTTGGGAGCGGTTTTTTTCGTGGTGTAAACGCTGCGGGTGGTTATCTCCATTGGCTTGAAGCACCGACACAAGACGGACAGAACTGGAGTAGTCACCACATTGCCGATGTCCCTTTCATCCACCGCATCGCACTCGCAAATTTATCAGGAGACGCGGCGAAGGTAACGCCTTTTCTGATTGTCGCCTCAATCCGCGGTGAAGACGGCAAACCCGGCGAATGGCACAGTCCCGGCTCTCTCTGGTGCTATGAACTCTCTGATACCCCGCGAGATGCAGCCTCTTGGCACGCCCACCTCCTTGACGATTCCCTCCATATCAATCACGGTTTGAGCATCAACGATGTTGACCAAGACGGACGCGATGACGTGCTGATTAGCTGCACAGAAGGCTTAATCTGGTATGAACCGCCTATTGATCCGATGACGGATGACTGGGGCAAATGGATTATCAGTGACCGTGAGTGTAGTGATACCTATGCTGCAGACATTGATGGCGACGGTGTCAACGAGATTTTAGCGATTGAGCCGTGGCACGGGAACAATCTCGTCTGGTATAAAGCCACTGGCGACCTACGGACCGATCCGTGGGAGCGTCACCTCATTGACGACACACTCAACCGCGGGCACTCCCTCGCCGCTGTTGACGTTGATGACGACGGTGTGCTTGAAATTATCTGTGGCTACAACGGCGAAGGCACGAGCCTGCACCTCTACCGCCCAGAGAATCTGGCGCATAACCACTGGCGTAAAGAGACCATTGACGATGGCGGTTTAGGTGTCGGACAGATGCACGTCTTGGACATGAACCAAAACGGCAGATTAGACATCGTAGCGAGCGGGCTCAGCACCGGCAACGTCAAGTGGTATGAAAACCTATTCAGTTAAGAAATTCTCTGTCCCAAAGGGTAGTGAGTTTTCTGGGATTTTATGATTCTGAATCGGGCTGCAACACAGCAGAAAGAGTATCTGTAACCCATTGATCAAGATTCTTACCACTTGCTTCGGCCGCCATAGCGATGCCTATATGAACTTCGGGCGGAATGGACAAAGTCACGTTCCCAGAATAGGGTTTCTGCGGTGGCCTCCCTGATTCTTCGCACATTTCAAGGTAATCCTCCACTGCTTCTTCAAAAGCAGTTCGTAATTCGGCAACGGAATCGCCGTGAAACCCGACAATATCCCTAATTCCAGCGATTTCGCCAACAAGACAACTGTCCTCAGCACTATATCTAATTTCGGCTATATAGCCTTTGTATACCATTGTATTCACGGTGTTATTCCTACCTCCTCAAGAAAACGTCGTGCGTTTTGCACTTGGTAAACTTTTGCCTCCTTCTGGCCATGCGGTCGATGAAACGTAACGGCAACATTATTCAATTCAAACCGTACTCGCGATCCCCGTCCTTCAGTAAATTTGGCACCAAGGGCCACAAAAAGGGATTCAATACGTCGCCACCTCAATGTAGCCGGGACCGGCCTCCTGAAAATAGCGTTCAAAGTGTTCTGATGTCGTTTATTCATTTTTGTAAGAAATAATTTTCCATCTCCGTCCTCGATACATCCGGAGATCAGTTCTACCGGCACAATTACCTATCCTCAATCGCTTCAACGTTCGCGCGGGGCAGCGTTGTTTGTTCGCCGTTTTCGAGTTCAACGCGCAGTACCCGTACCTGCGCCTCTGTCTCCAAATTCTGGAGTTCTACCGGCAGCTCCGTGACGCGTCCGAGTTTGCCGAAATACGGTTCCCGGATGATCCGCACCGAGCTGCCAA
This region of Candidatus Poribacteria bacterium genomic DNA includes:
- a CDS encoding VCBS repeat-containing protein, translated to MKFRGYLLDDTVKSVYGLAVADINGDGQLDIIAGSTGEPIIAWYEAPHWKRHLVTDQGSGHITIAPYDLTGNSTPDLIVGSGFFRGVNAAGGYLHWLEAPTQDGQNWSSHHIADVPFIHRIALANLSGDAAKVTPFLIVASIRGEDGKPGEWHSPGSLWCYELSDTPRDAASWHAHLLDDSLHINHGLSINDVDQDGRDDVLISCTEGLIWYEPPIDPMTDDWGKWIISDRECSDTYAADIDGDGVNEILAIEPWHGNNLVWYKATGDLRTDPWERHLIDDTLNRGHSLAAVDVDDDGVLEIICGYNGEGTSLHLYRPENLAHNHWRKETIDDGGLGVGQMHVLDMNQNGRLDIVASGLSTGNVKWYENLFS
- a CDS encoding type II toxin-antitoxin system HicB family antitoxin, giving the protein MNTMVYKGYIAEIRYSAEDSCLVGEIAGIRDIVGFHGDSVAELRTAFEEAVEDYLEMCEESGRPPQKPYSGNVTLSIPPEVHIGIAMAAEASGKNLDQWVTDTLSAVLQPDSES
- a CDS encoding type II toxin-antitoxin system HicA family toxin, encoding MNKRHQNTLNAIFRRPVPATLRWRRIESLFVALGAKFTEGRGSRVRFELNNVAVTFHRPHGQKEAKVYQVQNARRFLEEVGITP